From the genome of Thermoanaerobacter uzonensis DSM 18761, one region includes:
- the rpsT gene encoding 30S ribosomal protein S20, protein MANTKSAKKRISVIAKRTLRNKMIKSRVKTFISNFNKSLATGDIEAIKEKLRLAVKELDKAATKGVLHKNTVARKKSRLYAKFNALLKSAASNE, encoded by the coding sequence TTGGCAAACACAAAATCTGCAAAAAAGAGAATATCTGTTATCGCAAAAAGAACTTTGCGTAATAAAATGATAAAATCAAGAGTCAAAACATTTATTTCTAACTTTAATAAAAGTTTAGCAACAGGAGATATAGAAGCAATAAAAGAAAAATTAAGACTTGCCGTCAAAGAATTGGACAAAGCTGCTACAAAAGGAGTTCTTCACAAAAACACAGTGGCAAGAAAAAAATCCAGACTTTACGCAAAATTTAACGCGCTTTTAAAATCAGCAGCAAGTAATGAATAA
- a CDS encoding phage holin family protein — protein MLQTIIRFIVSAIVLLVVGYLVPGFSVAGFWGALISAVVIALLGYIVELILGKDISPRSRGFVGFIVAAIVIYVSQFIVPTIHATIVGSLIAAFVIGLVDAFVPTELR, from the coding sequence ATGCTACAAACCATTATACGTTTTATTGTATCAGCTATTGTGCTATTGGTGGTGGGATATCTTGTACCTGGCTTTAGCGTTGCAGGTTTTTGGGGAGCTCTTATTTCGGCGGTGGTAATAGCTTTGTTAGGTTATATTGTAGAATTAATATTGGGAAAAGATATTTCACCAAGAAGCCGTGGTTTTGTAGGATTTATTGTTGCGGCGATAGTCATATACGTTTCTCAGTTTATTGTTCCTACCATTCATGCAACAATAGTTGGTTCATTAATTGCAGCTTTTGTGATAGGACTGGTTGATGCTT